The genomic stretch ATATGTGCCAGCGTGAAGTGCAGGTAAGTGGTCAATCTGCTTTCTTGCGTTTTCTCAGATCGTTCGCCTTCCACCATCTTTACCAACACCCTTCCCTTCCCTTgtccccatccccatccccatcccctTCCCTTCCGATGGAAGAATTCGCTGAGTTTCCATGACACACCTCCGGATGGAACCTTACACGACTTAACTGTATTATAAGACACGTTGATCATGGGTGGAAGAGGATAGCATTTGGGGAGAGAGGGAGTATGAAAGATGAATGCAGGTTCCAATTCCAAGATATGTAACTATTAGCATGGAAAAGCAAATTCTAAGCAATCGAAAGAAACAAGCTTGCCATATTTGGGCCTTAAATTCAAGAGAATTTGTGGAATAAGGTGACATAAATCAATATGAAAGACCAACATATAAGCCGTGAATTATGGCATGACACTTTTCAAGCTCACCGAGTTACAGATGACTTAGAATCTCAATATATATCATACaaagcacacacacacatacaaagAAGAAAGTTACAAGAGATGAAGAAAAATCCAATCAATCCACTCTAAGTTTTTTTATCACCAGGCGGGAGACCGGGGTGAAGACCAGGGTGAGGTCATCGGGGACCGGAAAGTAGCCTTTCGGAGAAGAGCCGTACCTTCTCTTAGGTGGCCGAGGCTTCCTTGGCGCCGGCGGGCACACTAACGCAGGCTTCAGCACAGTCTCCTCCGACTTGGGCGTAACACAACAGCCTATTTCTTCATTGCCTGTGGACTCCGACGGATCTTCTTCGCGAGCGTTGGCGTCGATCCCGGAAGTCCGAATTGGAGGAAGAGATGGCAGTTCCCGGTTGACGAGCTCCCATCCCATTACTCGGTGACCGAAGAGGGAGATATCACCAGAATTCAGCCTTGAGTTGAGAGCtctcgaggaggaggagaggtAGGGCTGGCGGGGAGACGCATGAGATGGTGGTGATGATGAAAGAAAAGCATAACAAAATTACAGGGGAAGGTAGTGCAAAGCTGTTAAATAGTCAATGGAacgtagatagatagatagagagagagagagagagagagagagagagagagaggatctaaCCCATAGCTGTTTCATGTGGTATACAGAACAGGGGCCCTTGTCGACCACACATTGTCCTGTCGCTATAAATCTCAGCTGTCCATCTCTTTACCTTATCACCTCCCTCACCAGCCCATGAAGCCCCATTGGCTGGCTAGATCACAAATGGCATATCGAAAACTCTTGATATGTCACCGTGATCTACCACATCACATCAAAGTCCTCTCAGTTTTGTTCTAATTAATTCCATATCTCTCTTTTCCCTTGTTTTTCTTCTTGTCATCTCCTGCATGACACATGCTGCAGTCTGGTTGACTCCAATGGCAGAAGCCATTACTTAACTCACGGCATTTCTTGGGCTTGCAGGGGTTAACTTCCCTTGTAAGATTACGAGAAAGCCAGGAATGACACATAACATTCCGGAGATGTATAAATCTCAGTGGGATGCAGAGACCGCAATGAATGAGTTGCAAAGGCATCTGATCACTGGCCACATTATTTCACGGTgccaaattattattttatggTGGTTGCTTAAGGAAGTACCAATATGTTGGGTGATCCGAGGACCACTTTCTAAAGATCGTAGCTGGAATAACCCCTCCCCAGAGCATGCATCTGCACCCTGTCCAAATAGAGAGGAGGAAAGCTCAGACCTCAAATGAAACCATGAAGACAAAGAGAGAAGAGGATCGATCACCCTGCACAGAGTCAACGCTTGGAAGGCACGAAGGTAAGCTCCAGATTCAAGAAAAGAGTAATGGCAGCCACAAGGCTTATAGGCTATATATCAGTTTCAGCGCCTACGTGATCCGCCTGATCATATGATGTGATTATATTACGAGATTTGTACAAAGACTAAATAGAATAGCGGCATACTCTGCAGAAGTAATTGCGATGAGTCATCGTTACTCAAAacggaaagaaacaaaaaaagtaatataaatatatgtacatgTTGTGATCTCTGACCTGAATTGTTCTTCAGATGTCTTCGTTAATTATCAGCCGTAGCTCGGTGGAGAACTTTCCAGTGATAGTGTCTTCGCAAGCAGGATCGCGGCAAGCGTTCTCCACGAGCGCCAGGCAGGAATGAGCAATCAATGCTGTGAAAGGTGAAGGATTCATTGTGTTCAGAGCTGATGCATGAATGCTGCTGcatgcgaggaggaggaggagtaacGGACGAGTGCAGGGCAAGGAAGGAAGCACATGGGACGAGCACCGCATGCAAAGGCAACGTCGGAAGAGAAGGGCTGTTCTAAGCGACGCTACCATGCATCAGTCCTTGATCGCTGTGATCATGCATCAGTCCAACCGGATTAGTTTCTCGTGTTCAGGTAAATAGAATTTAGCTTCGATCCAATCTCTTTTGTGCGTATCCCTTGTAATCTTCAGAGATGGCTTGGAAATGGTACAAGAGGCATGTGGAGGGTGTGGGAGGAGCAAGACAAGACAGAGAAAGTGTGCAGCGAAAGGAGCCCCCACTCGAGCCTTGTGAGAGGTGGCTTCAGTACCCCCCGAATAGCAGAACCAAGTCCTTgatcacaaaagaaaagaaaaagtgaaCGCCCTAAAATgtgaccctctctctctctctctctctgcatgcgCCCTCTGATCTGACTGCCTGACTTCATATAAATATTTGCACAGCACAGCCTTTAGGTCCGGAAGAAAGACGAGCATCGCTGTCGCCTTCTTGcctctcttttttcctttgcCTCGTGCCTTCATGGCAGGCGAGGCACTCCGTCCTTCCACCCTCAGAGAAGCAACCGGAGCTCCTCCTCCACATGCTCAACGTCATGACGCACATGGGGTCGCAAAAAGCACTagcgtgtatatatatacaacaccCGAGCTTGTTACAGAAGCCGCTTATtccatcccctcctcctcctcctcctcctccggtagCTCTCTGCGTGCGTGCAGACAAACAACACGAGGAAGAGGGAATCTTCATAGAAAAAAGGCATCACCAGCTAAACTATTTCTCCGGGAGCTCAGCATCATCGAGACATGCATGTGAAGAGGGAGGAGTCGTAAAATAATGATGATTGGGTCTGTGTCAACGTATCATATCACTCAGCTTTTGCGCCCCAAAGGCGTTGATCTATAAACACCTTAGGTTGATTGGATCTGACACCTCACTTACTCCCCTCGATCGAATGCAACATCTAAACTTCAACTGCACGTAGAACTCGACGGTCAACTTACAGATTTCTTTGATACGTAGCACCCGAGAGGTTTGTCCAATTATGAAACGAGTACAGCCATTACTCTACATAGTGTTTGCTTTTTACCTCTGTTGTGATCGATCGACGGGACTCGTACGATATAGGAGAAGGTTTCAGACCTCATGCGAATCGCGGTCCCCCGCTCGTCATGCGTCGGTCATCGATCTGAGAGAGTAATTGTTTTGAGTCGAACTTGTTACGTGATCGATCGATGCTGGATCTCATATTTGACGCTCGATTCGTCCTTGCGTATTGGTTGGGTTCCAATAGGTGATCATTTGTGAGCATCGGAATCTCGCATTTATAACGAAGAATGATTCGACTGACAGGAAGAAGTACTTGACGCTTCCTCCTTCGAGCCTACACGAGAAGGAGAAGGTGCATGCCTCGTATATCAACATTCCCCCTTACTGCCTCCAAAATTTTGTTTGACTTGTAATCACATTCTTAATTTCCAGTATGGAATATATTAGAGGTCAttaaatatcttttttatatCACAAACAAAAAgcatttatcttaattttttttagcaATATTtaacattcatttttgaaatgatCGATGACTGATTTCGATCGGTTATAAAAGGGATCCTAATACTTGTTGACAAGCTCTAAATCGGGCCGAATGGACCATGGTTTTGGGAAACCCAAGCCCACATAATCTGAGCACGGTCCGTTCGACTAAATGCCTCGTTGAGGTATTTAGCCGCCCGCTGTCTCGTCTTTTCTCTCCGTTGGCATGTTCGCTTCACCGCTGGTGTAGAAGCTACGAATTGAGGCGGCCGGAGAACATCTCCTTCGCTCATGCATTACGATCGTATCGATCACGACCGGACTGCACAGTGACTTATATGTCGGAGAGGAAGTTTTTGAGTCCGTGGTATCTTACAGATGCGCTTCTAAACAGCTATTCTCTAGACGGAGAACTCGTTATTGTCATGTATGATCAACTCGACGCTGAACCCCAACAAGCTGCTGCGACTGTTGTTGAACTCTTCCTGCTACTTCCGCGGCGAAGCCCTTCGGGGCGAGAACAGTCGTCGAGGCGAGAAGATGCCAACGTACCTCGGCGAAGCAAGCCCATCGATGGAACGATAGTCTGACATCAAAAGCCCGTCCTTCTCATCCCTGACGCTGATGTTGCTCGACATCATGCGGCCGCTGAAGGTGCCGCACTTGACCAGATTCTTGATCCACGAGTGCTTACTCGACGAGGGACCCGTCTCGCTCCCGTTCATCCTCGCGCTGAGGTACTCCCGCGTGACGTCGATGCCTTGCTCGACCACGTCCGTGGGCGGGCACACCAGGGGGTTGCCTTCGACTTGGAACTTCCGAAGCTTGGTCAGGCACCCCATGGAGTTGGGGAGGACGGTGATGCTGTTGTAGCTGATATCGAGCTCGACTAGGGAGACGAGGAGCCCGATGGCGTAGGGAAGAGACTGCAAGTACTGGAAGTTCTGGCCGACGTTGAGGACTTGAAGCCGGATGAGGTTCTCGAGGCCGTCGGGAAGGGCGCGCAGGCAGTTGAGGCGGGCGTCCAGGACTCGGAGGGAAGTCATGTGCGAGGTGGAGTAGGGGAGGAAGGCGAGCTTGTTGGTGTTGACGGCCAGCATTTGGAGGTTGGTGAGCTCGAAACCCATGGTGTCTGGGAGCTTGGTGAGCTGGTTGAAGTTGGCAATCAGCTCCTGCAAAGCCCTGTTCAGAGACATGAGAAGAATCGAAGCTCTACTACTCGGTATCGCACTTCTCTTCTCTACCATATCGAACATGCATCGGATGGTAATGTTTCCTTCGCTCAAGGAGAGAGAACATATTCCATGGGGATTCTTCCACGAGGCTCTCGTCTTTGCCTTTTGGCCAAAGACGACTCCTTTGCGCTTGCACACACTTATTCGAGAATCCACCGAGTGGAGTAGTGACATGCTGCGAGTAGAAGGCTTACCGGCAGTCCTCGATGGTCTTCGGAAGGGACTCCATAAGGTTGCCGGAGACGTTCAAGGCCTTCAGCTTGGAGAGGCAGCCTATGGAGTTGGGCAGCGCCCTCAGCTGGTTGGAGTGCACATCCAGCACCACCAAGTTCAGCAGCCTCGCCGTCAGCGACTCCGGAATGCTCTGTTCTCCAGCCCATCAGCACAAAGAAGACAGAAAACGGAAACAGAGAGCCATCAGCTAATtatccttccttccttccacCAACAGAAACCGAAGAGAATAGAGAAGAGCAAAAATGGCACGCCATCAAGAATAACGCATTAACCAAGCAGATTTGGCAGTTCCCAACAAGCGTCAACGTCCCAATGTTGTTCTTTTCTGCTAACTAGAAATTACTTTCTGCCGAACCGATTGATGAACTCGGGAAACGGGAAAAAGGAATACTACCAAAAATGTTGACGCATGCACTCGAATCTGAAGCCCAAAACAAAATTGATCGGAAAAAGAAAAAGCTTCCTAATGTATCGCGCTTCAGAAACAAGGAATACGATCGACTTGGTAAGATGAAGAGCAGTTCTGTGCGTGCATGAAGAACTGACCTGAAGGTTATTATTTGAGAGATCAAGCTTGGTGATGATGCCGAGATTGATGGAAGGATTCGGCAGCGAGTCCAACGACATCCCACTCAAGTCCAACTCCTGTTCCTTCTTGACACCATCCGACTCGGACTCCGCTCTCTCGCTCGTCTTCGCTTCCATCCtcatcccttcccttcccttcccttcatcCAATAAGTCAAACAAAAACAACACAGAGAGATCAAATCGGTCGATCGATCCTAGGACAACTAGCAAACGTAAAACAGATGACCAAAGGAAGAGGCGTTTGGAAACCTACCGAGGGATTGCCGGTATCCAACTGGAGCCTTGGAATGCAGTGAGCGAAACCAGGAAGGGTGATATAAATGGCGTCAGAGGGGAGCGCAATAAATGCTGGGGAGGGAGAAAGGTCAAACGGCCGAGGGCAGTGAGGGAAATCGACCGGGCCCACTCTGCCACCGGGTACGTACGGATGTACCGTGTCCCGTGTCACGCGTGCATGACATCAGACTGGCTGGCCACCGTCTCTTCGTTGAAAAGTCAACGGGATGGCCCCCGTCCCTTTTTCGTTGAAAAGTGAACGGCTACCGCTTTGgttttttattctctctctctctctctctctctatatatatatatatatacactaaaaGGTAAAGTATTTCTTAGTTCAGGAAATGCGTTTTTGGAGaaaaaatttcattcataaaTCTGCATATATTAAGATAATTTAGAGTCATCCTCCTAAAGGTAGAAAATAAGCTTCATGCATGCTCCTGTGAAGTCTAAAATTAATCATCTATTACGATCTCACGGACATCTCGAAAGAGAAAAAGGATATTGAGATAGAGCCAACAataggttttctttttctttgtgtaATTGTTTCTTTACAACGAAAGAAGGTGTCTTGATACATATATGCTTTCATTTTATGCTTGTTGTTTGACATTAGCAGCTCTTAGGATTTGGCTTTAACGAGTCCGCTTTGATTAGCTTACTGCATGCGTCTGCAAACGCAGAGTTCCTTAGAACCGTGGAATAACTGGGAAGATTCAATAGCCTCCTTCGATGCAGCGACTTCATGTGAAGACCATTACAAGGTCACGTTTGTGGGCAGCAAAACATGTTTGAATAGTTTATGCAGGAGGAGAAGATGGATTGGACGTCCGGAGTCGGCAATCCTTGTCACTTGgcatgacttcttcttcttcttcttctccttcttcttctttgggatTAGGTTAGGGTGGTCAATGCATACGCTTGTAGGGAGGGTGGTGGTGCTACTGAGCTTTCTTGCCCACGAAAGATGGGGCTGCCTTACACACTGCTTGCTGCACAGTAACTCGCAAAGCAAGCATCATTTTGACGCGACTTTTTAGCCATTCAGATGTGATGCATGCAGCtcaagatgaaaaagaaaaaaagattaaaaaaaagataaggaGAATAGCCATGAAAGCAATGCCATCACCAAAGGTTATCTCTAGTGCTTCTCGAGTCGACTACTGCTCATGTCAACTCTCTTTATAGGAGTACGGATTGCTAGGGTGGTGGTGGTGCCCACTGTGCCACTGTCCTTTTGTACATCCGGTGATGGAGTTCTTTGCCTACCAATGGCGACATCAGTGGATGCCTACATATTCTTGCATTAACCAAACACAATTCATGTGCATGAGTTACGTAATTATGATGGTTTCAGGACGGCATGATCAACACCAAAGGAAGTCCTCGAGGCAACTAATCAATTATGTTAATGTGATGAAAGCAAAGTGCAATGTAGGATCAAAAGAAAACTACATTTTTATCGAGTTTAGATCGAGTACATTAGAGAAATAGATAATCGAATGGGATTTCGGACCTCAAACTTGGATGGATAGCTATCGAGATTTACACAAATTGAATATATTAAAATTCTTAAATAGGGATCATAATTGAATATATTTGCTTTCGTTGTTGTTGATCGCACGTAATGATTGGAAATCAAAAGTCACGGCAAACTAACATGAATCGGTAGGTAGCCAATGGAAAGCAAAAAATAACGaagcttcctttgcaaagcacaTGGCGGATCGAGAATTATTAGACTGCCTGCATGTGccaccaccatcaccatcatcttcttcttcttctcctccaagATTTTTAGCTTCTCATGATGGGTCCTCCCACCATCGCCGCTGTAGCATAGAAAAACCTCGAGTGGCGCGACGAGGACATTAACTACATTATTTGGGCAATCATAACGAGGGGTGGTGCAGCGTAGGACAGCATGACATGTTCGAAAGGAGAGCTCAGGAAGTCCACGTACGAAGGTGGCGGCGGGCCATCGCCCGCGTACGTACCTGCTCGGAGAAATGGTACCGATGGTTTCGTACAACCGAGGAGGACGGTTGACTTGCGAGCCGGACAAGGAAACAAAGTGGAGCGTCTGAAACCAGAACACATGGGTGTGGTGTTTCCTACTATTATTTCTTTTTCTGGTGAGAATTTTCTGGAGTTCATGCTGCTATATTTCTCCGTCCTTTCATCATGATCGAGCGAGTCAACGAACGTAGCTGACGCACGCCACTTGATCTTTAAAAACGAATTCAATAATGCTGAAAGTGTGCGGTTATGAATAATCAAACCCCTCTGACGATCACAGGATGAGGGATGGATGTTCCAtttctttcctttatttttttttgtttctgataATAATAGTATCGGTTCGGAATAAGAAATCAGAAGAAGACAAAGTAGTCACAATGCAGCGCTTCGCTAAGAGTCTGAGATAAGGATAAGACGCATGGATGAGCGGTTCATGTATGaaaggggagggagggagggaggaaggaAGAACTTGAAAGACACAGGATGACATGAGAGAAAATTGAAGCCATGTCTTATCACGTTGGTTTAGTCAAAACGGCAACCTCGATCGATCAGGAGACGAAGTTGGCTTGCTCTTCTACGTTTCCACGTGGGCATGCTTTGCCCCTGCTCTCTAGCTGTACTGCTGCTCGCATCCTCGTCACTGCTTGCCTTATCCAGATGGAGGAGAAAAGAGGTTGTCGTAAGGTGCAAGGAAAGGGGACGTGTTGTGATGTTGCAGCTGTTGGATTTGGTTGGAAATCTCTGCGGTGAAGGCAACTACCTTCGTTTGATGGTTTCGCTATTATTGGCGAGTGTTTGGATTCGACATGTCAAGTCTTCGAGGCGCTCGTCGTTTTACTCCAACGACCGAAACTGGCCTTCTGATGCGAAGTAGAAATAAAGGCGGGGTGGGGGGGGTCGGCTAATCAACTACGTCTTTGGGCGCAAAAAGCTTCAGATGCTCGGCTTCTACCAAGCGTGTTTGTGATCTCATTAGCATCGTCGGGACTTGGATCGATTGAGGCCTACCTCTTACAAACACCAGTACGAGGCCCATCTGATGCATCCGTGGATGGATAACAACGTTTGGGTCAATTTTAGTGTCCGCttctgtagagagagagagagagagagagagaagggtgaTGCtattggttatatatatatatacatatatatatatatatatatatatatatatatatatatatatatatatatacatatacatatatatatatatatatgtatgtatatatatatatgtatgtatatatatgtatgtatatatatatatgtatatatatatatgtatatatatatgtatatatatatatatatatatgtatatatgtatataaatatgtatatatatatatatgtatatatgtatatatatatatatatatacatatatatatatatatacatatatatatatacatatatacatatatatatatatacatatatacatatataaatatatatatatatatatatatatacatatatacatatatatatatatacatatatatatatatatacatatatatatatatatatatacatatatatatatatatatacatatatatatatatatatatatgtaaccaaATCTTTGAAACTTGAAGAAAGAACCACtgaataaatatgtatatatgtatatatatatatgtatatatatatatatgtatatatgtatatatatatgtattacatatatatatgtaatacatAGCAAGGATAACACTCGGACTTCTAAAATATCAACCCGATATCTAACAGCTTGAGATTGACTGAGTCGTCCTGACACCAAAGATGACAATCATAATGTCCAACTACAACGATGGCATAACCACCCATCCCAAAGCACAGACTACACAATAATCAACATTATCCTCCTTTATggtgtgtgcatatatatatatatatatatgtatgtatatatatatacctgagAATCTTGACAATGGCGAAGAAGACACAGTTACACCTACGAACCATTCATCGGAGGGCGAGCACCGGAGCCCGCATCATCTGCAAGACCGACACAAAGATCATGGGTCAGCCGTGGGGAAAGCCAACGTATGGTACTGACAGACACGTGTTTGTTTACCTTCTTTCCTACTACGCCGAAAGCATCGGCCAAAATACTCCCGCAGAGGTGTCGTGGGTACA from Musa acuminata AAA Group cultivar baxijiao chromosome BXJ1-3, Cavendish_Baxijiao_AAA, whole genome shotgun sequence encodes the following:
- the LOC135622705 gene encoding plant intracellular Ras-group-related LRR protein 1-like produces the protein MRMEAKTSERAESESDGVKKEQELDLSGMSLDSLPNPSINLGIITKLDLSNNNLQSIPESLTARLLNLVVLDVHSNQLRALPNSIGCLSKLKALNVSGNLMESLPKTIEDCRALQELIANFNQLTKLPDTMGFELTNLQMLAVNTNKLAFLPYSTSHMTSLRVLDARLNCLRALPDGLENLIRLQVLNVGQNFQYLQSLPYAIGLLVSLVELDISYNSITVLPNSMGCLTKLRKFQVEGNPLVCPPTDVVEQGIDVTREYLSARMNGSETGPSSSKHSWIKNLVKCGTFSGRMMSSNISVRDEKDGLLMSDYRSIDGLASPRYVGIFSPRRLFSPRRASPRK